The Streptomyces sp. NBC_01244 genome contains a region encoding:
- a CDS encoding GNAT family N-acetyltransferase — translation MTEIRTPRLLLRRWSEDDLVPLSEINADPEVMRWIGDGETLDLEETAETIERWEDEWDEEGFGIFAVELLASGELIGAVGLSMPWWLPEVLPAAEITWRLGRSYWGQGYGSEAAHATLEFALQERGLDRVVAINRAGNDESENVIRKLGMTAEKDINHPETHALLNLHGIDLTEYEG, via the coding sequence ATGACCGAGATCCGTACCCCCCGCCTCCTCCTCCGCCGCTGGTCCGAGGACGACCTCGTCCCCCTGTCGGAGATCAATGCCGACCCCGAGGTGATGCGCTGGATCGGCGACGGCGAGACCCTCGACCTGGAGGAGACCGCCGAGACCATCGAGCGGTGGGAGGACGAGTGGGACGAGGAGGGCTTCGGGATCTTCGCCGTGGAGCTGCTGGCCTCCGGTGAGCTGATCGGAGCCGTGGGGCTCTCCATGCCGTGGTGGCTGCCCGAGGTACTGCCGGCGGCCGAGATCACCTGGAGGCTGGGCCGCTCCTACTGGGGCCAGGGCTACGGCTCCGAGGCCGCGCACGCCACGCTGGAGTTCGCCCTCCAGGAACGGGGCCTCGACCGGGTCGTCGCCATCAACCGGGCGGGCAACGACGAGTCCGAGAACGTGATCCGCAAGCTGGGGATGACCGCCGAGAAGGACATCAACCACCCGGAGACCCACGCACTCCTCAACCTCCACGGCATCGACCTGACGGAGTACGAGGGCTGA
- a CDS encoding MFS transporter, translating to MHTPTQDPRRWIVLAILSGSLLLISMDTTILNVAFPSLVGDLQPGAVQQLWIIDIYALALSGLLVTAGALGDRWGRKRLLMAGFGIFALASLIAVFSTEAWHVIAARALLGVGGAAIMPSTLSILRSVFTDAKERAFALAVWAAVFGGGMAFGPVVGGLLVQDYGWHSAFLLNLPVTAVIVAAGLRYLPESRSPRSTGKWDWTGVGQSIVGMLALAGGIKQLGKSGVADPLPWALLVLAVVALTLFVRRQLRVDNPLLQVRLFTKPAFSVAATAIFLPMVGMGAILFLVTQWFQYGQGYTPLEAGLRLLPAPLALICASMVAPTLMQRFAIRHVLGGGLVVLAAGMALPWTLQQFTGLGYPAFAVALTIMGVGAGIATTVASVTLISTAPADQVSSAAAIEETCYELGSAMGVAILGSTAATLYRGNLPALELDSTTLAAVRDSVGEAAHTAELLGGGVGRTLLEAASQAYTLAITPAFLMAGVLAIAAAATTWTLIPRDLRPTENH from the coding sequence ATGCACACCCCCACGCAGGACCCGCGCCGCTGGATCGTGCTCGCGATCCTCTCCGGCAGTCTCCTGCTCATCTCGATGGACACCACGATCCTCAACGTGGCCTTCCCCTCGCTCGTCGGCGACCTCCAGCCGGGCGCCGTACAGCAGCTGTGGATCATCGACATCTACGCACTCGCCCTCTCCGGGCTGCTGGTCACCGCGGGCGCCCTCGGCGACCGCTGGGGCCGCAAGCGACTGCTCATGGCGGGCTTCGGCATCTTCGCCCTCGCCTCGCTCATCGCCGTCTTCTCCACCGAGGCCTGGCACGTCATCGCGGCCCGCGCCCTCCTCGGCGTCGGCGGCGCCGCGATCATGCCCTCCACCCTGTCGATCCTGCGCAGCGTCTTCACCGACGCCAAGGAACGCGCCTTCGCGCTCGCCGTCTGGGCCGCCGTGTTCGGCGGCGGCATGGCCTTCGGCCCCGTCGTCGGCGGCCTGCTCGTCCAGGACTACGGCTGGCACTCCGCCTTCCTCCTCAACCTCCCCGTCACCGCGGTCATCGTCGCGGCCGGCCTGCGCTACCTCCCCGAGTCCCGCTCCCCGCGCTCCACCGGAAAGTGGGACTGGACCGGCGTCGGCCAGTCGATCGTCGGCATGCTCGCCCTCGCGGGCGGCATCAAGCAGCTCGGCAAGAGCGGTGTCGCCGACCCGCTGCCCTGGGCCCTGCTGGTCCTCGCCGTCGTCGCGCTGACCCTGTTCGTCCGCCGCCAGCTCCGCGTGGACAACCCGCTGCTCCAGGTCCGGCTCTTCACCAAGCCCGCCTTCAGCGTGGCCGCCACCGCGATCTTCCTGCCCATGGTGGGCATGGGCGCGATCCTGTTCCTGGTCACCCAGTGGTTCCAGTACGGCCAGGGATACACCCCGCTGGAGGCGGGCCTGCGCCTGCTGCCCGCCCCGCTCGCGCTGATCTGCGCCTCGATGGTCGCCCCGACCCTCATGCAGCGCTTCGCGATCCGCCACGTGCTCGGCGGCGGCCTGGTGGTCCTCGCGGCGGGCATGGCCCTGCCCTGGACCCTCCAGCAGTTCACCGGCCTCGGCTACCCCGCCTTCGCCGTCGCGCTGACCATCATGGGCGTGGGCGCGGGCATCGCGACCACCGTCGCCTCGGTCACCCTCATCTCCACGGCGCCGGCCGACCAGGTCTCCAGCGCCGCCGCCATCGAGGAGACCTGCTACGAACTCGGCTCGGCCATGGGCGTCGCCATCCTCGGCTCCACCGCCGCCACGCTCTACCGGGGCAACCTCCCGGCCCTGGAGCTGGATTCCACCACCCTGGCCGCCGTACGGGACTCCGTGGGCGAGGCAGCCCACACCGCCGAGCTGCTCGGCGGCGGCGTCGGCCGGACCCTGCTCGAGGCCGCCTCGCAGGCCTACACCCTCGCGATCACCCCGGCGTTCCTGATGGCCGGCGTCCTCGCGATCGCAGCCGCGGCGACCACCTGGACGCTGATCCCGCGCGACCTGAGGCCGACCGAGAACCACTGA
- a CDS encoding VOC family protein, with amino-acid sequence MARDLGAAQRFYGEVAGWRFRPARLGEAFSVAELDGMPVAGIGALAGDLAVAVAWTPYFAVDDADVAVDRIRERSGTIAVGPVSFESGGRGALVADRDGAVFGIWEGQVSSGWRVGSGQAPAWLELRTRDAFESAIFYGEVLEWATGRAGCCEVAYEEDRVVLRQDGEPVARLDSGPVEPGSYSPYTRPRWHVHFRVPALEPAVEAAVALGGRPVSEPGSSATERWVSLRDPDGALFTLTSSRTDDGTEGADGG; translated from the coding sequence ATGGCCCGGGATCTCGGCGCGGCGCAGCGGTTCTACGGAGAGGTCGCGGGCTGGCGGTTCCGGCCCGCGCGGCTCGGCGAGGCCTTCTCGGTGGCCGAGCTGGACGGGATGCCGGTGGCCGGGATCGGGGCCCTGGCCGGGGACCTCGCGGTGGCCGTGGCCTGGACCCCGTACTTCGCGGTCGACGACGCCGACGTGGCGGTGGACCGGATCCGGGAACGCAGCGGCACGATCGCGGTCGGCCCGGTCTCCTTCGAATCCGGTGGCCGCGGCGCGCTGGTGGCGGACCGCGACGGGGCCGTGTTCGGGATCTGGGAGGGCCAGGTCTCCTCGGGCTGGCGGGTCGGTTCGGGACAGGCCCCGGCATGGCTGGAGCTGCGCACCCGGGACGCCTTCGAGTCGGCGATCTTCTACGGGGAGGTGCTGGAGTGGGCCACCGGCCGCGCGGGATGCTGCGAGGTCGCGTACGAGGAGGACCGCGTCGTGCTGCGCCAGGACGGGGAGCCGGTGGCGCGCCTCGACAGCGGTCCCGTGGAGCCGGGTTCCTACAGTCCGTACACCCGGCCGCGCTGGCACGTGCACTTCCGGGTTCCCGCGCTGGAGCCGGCGGTGGAGGCGGCGGTCGCGCTGGGCGGCCGCCCGGTGTCCGAGCCCGGGTCGAGCGCCACCGAGCGGTGGGTGTCGCTGCGCGATCCGGACGGGGCGCTGTTCACCCTCACCTCGTCCCGGACGGACGACGGGACCGAGGGGGCTGACGGGGGCTGA
- a CDS encoding GNAT family N-acetyltransferase gives MRIMNSKDVDAAVSLTTRALRDVAHLDWEVPATGLEWSCRDTAVHVAEDFTAYAAQLTVRAADAYVPLEIRAEEGTGPAGLVDMIEASGGFLSAAVALAGPGARAWHPYGGAGADGFAAMGVVETLLHTHDILGGLGVHDWEPDPALAEGVLDRLFPHVPRGREAWPTLLWATGRGELPGLARQTTWRWYTEPVETERLLLCPMSPAVAADLQAGGTGGFAWVEDGPADDTREAGGIVTRAREAGTYRAGWGPYVIVRTSDRRAIGGMGFHAAPDADGRSEIGYDLVPSARGNGYATETLKALSAWAFGQPGFTRLDATTDEDNAPSQAVLRRAGFTEAGAGEGLVRYVLRG, from the coding sequence ATGAGGATCATGAATTCCAAGGACGTCGACGCGGCCGTGTCGCTCACCACGAGGGCGTTGCGGGACGTGGCGCACCTGGACTGGGAGGTTCCGGCCACCGGCCTGGAGTGGAGCTGCCGCGACACCGCCGTCCACGTGGCCGAGGACTTCACTGCCTACGCCGCCCAGCTCACGGTCCGCGCGGCCGACGCGTACGTCCCCCTGGAGATACGGGCCGAGGAGGGGACCGGACCGGCCGGCCTCGTCGACATGATCGAGGCGTCCGGCGGGTTCCTGTCGGCCGCCGTGGCCCTCGCCGGACCCGGTGCCCGCGCGTGGCACCCGTACGGCGGGGCGGGCGCGGACGGCTTCGCGGCGATGGGCGTCGTCGAGACCTTGCTGCACACCCACGACATCCTCGGCGGACTCGGCGTCCACGACTGGGAACCGGACCCCGCGCTCGCCGAAGGGGTCCTGGACCGGCTCTTCCCGCACGTCCCGCGCGGCCGCGAGGCATGGCCGACCCTGCTCTGGGCGACGGGCCGGGGCGAACTCCCCGGCCTGGCCCGCCAGACGACCTGGCGCTGGTACACCGAACCCGTCGAGACCGAGCGCCTCCTGCTCTGCCCCATGTCCCCGGCGGTCGCGGCCGACCTGCAAGCCGGCGGCACCGGCGGCTTCGCCTGGGTCGAGGACGGACCCGCCGACGACACCCGGGAAGCCGGGGGGATCGTGACGAGGGCGCGCGAAGCGGGGACCTACCGCGCGGGCTGGGGACCGTACGTCATCGTCCGCACGAGCGACCGCAGGGCCATCGGCGGCATGGGCTTCCATGCGGCCCCGGACGCGGACGGGCGCTCCGAGATCGGCTACGACCTCGTCCCCTCGGCACGCGGCAACGGCTACGCCACCGAGACCCTGAAGGCACTGTCGGCCTGGGCCTTCGGGCAACCGGGCTTCACCCGGCTGGATGCCACGACGGACGAGGACAACGCACCCTCCCAGGCGGTGCTGCGGCGGGCCGGTTTCACCGAGGCCGGTGCGGGGGAGGGCCTGGTCCGGTACGTCCTACGGGGCTGA
- a CDS encoding carboxylesterase/lipase family protein, protein MASAGALLLALLLVAAAPDAAAPVAPPPGTGTGTGTGTAERPVVETDRGAVRGREAAGYRTFEGVPYAAPPTGPLRWRLPEPAARWSGVRDAGAPGARCVQLPAVGPGGPSGSEDCLFLNVTAPKPATAHPAAPHPAAPDSSGRPVMVWFHGGGFMNGAGDLYRPGRLASAGGAVVVTVNYRLGVFGLFGHPALQGAPDFALADQQAALRWVRANAARFGGDPGNVTVFGESAGALSVCLHLTSPASAGLFHRAIVQSGSCSLTVPAHSMLPALPAYEPFVPEPRTVARGAAAAARLGCGRREAADVLGCLRRLAPEALATPELMTLFSAVSYGTPLLPTEPRRALERGEFHRVPVVQGSTRDEMRIFLGQTLPAHPVADPQAYRSRLRAAFGARAGLVEAAYPVTAHPTPALAFAAVLTDASFVCPQLRDSRALARHVPTYDYVFDDRRAPDFTGLPPVAGFPYGASHGSELPYLFDTGLPMGAAQRVLAERMSGYWTRFAATGDPNAPGTGPWWPRSPAVLSLAPVPSGGIRPVDAAARHHCRLWDSAGQTLDLERAGS, encoded by the coding sequence ATGGCGTCCGCGGGAGCCCTGCTGCTGGCCCTCCTCCTCGTGGCCGCCGCCCCGGATGCCGCGGCCCCGGTCGCCCCGCCCCCCGGCACCGGCACCGGCACCGGCACCGGCACCGCCGAACGCCCCGTCGTCGAGACCGACCGGGGAGCGGTGCGCGGGCGGGAGGCCGCGGGGTACCGCACCTTCGAGGGGGTCCCGTACGCCGCTCCGCCGACGGGGCCGCTGCGCTGGCGGCTTCCGGAGCCCGCCGCGCGCTGGTCGGGCGTACGGGATGCCGGTGCGCCCGGGGCCCGTTGCGTGCAGCTGCCCGCGGTGGGACCGGGTGGCCCGAGCGGCTCGGAGGACTGCCTGTTCCTCAACGTCACGGCCCCGAAGCCGGCCACCGCGCATCCGGCCGCTCCGCATCCGGCGGCCCCGGACTCCTCCGGCCGTCCCGTCATGGTCTGGTTCCACGGCGGCGGGTTCATGAACGGTGCCGGGGACCTGTACCGGCCGGGCCGGCTGGCGTCGGCGGGCGGGGCCGTGGTCGTCACGGTCAACTACCGGCTGGGCGTCTTCGGGCTCTTCGGACATCCCGCGCTCCAGGGCGCCCCCGACTTCGCGCTCGCCGACCAGCAGGCGGCCCTGCGCTGGGTGCGTGCGAACGCGGCCCGCTTCGGCGGGGATCCCGGCAACGTCACCGTGTTCGGCGAGTCCGCCGGCGCCCTGAGCGTCTGCCTGCACCTCACTTCCCCCGCGTCGGCCGGCCTGTTCCACCGGGCGATCGTGCAGAGCGGCTCCTGCTCGCTCACCGTCCCGGCACACTCGATGCTCCCCGCGCTGCCCGCCTACGAGCCGTTCGTGCCGGAGCCCCGCACCGTGGCCCGGGGGGCCGCCGCGGCGGCCCGGCTCGGCTGCGGGCGGCGAGAGGCCGCGGACGTACTGGGGTGCCTGCGCCGGCTCGCCCCCGAGGCCCTGGCGACACCCGAACTCATGACGCTGTTCTCCGCGGTGTCCTACGGCACCCCGTTGCTCCCCACCGAGCCCCGACGGGCCCTGGAGCGCGGGGAGTTCCACCGGGTCCCGGTGGTGCAGGGCTCGACCCGCGACGAGATGCGGATCTTCCTCGGGCAGACCCTGCCCGCCCACCCGGTCGCCGACCCGCAGGCCTACCGGTCCCGGTTGCGTGCCGCGTTCGGGGCGCGGGCCGGACTCGTCGAGGCCGCCTATCCGGTGACGGCCCATCCGACGCCCGCGCTGGCCTTCGCCGCCGTGCTGACGGACGCCTCCTTCGTCTGCCCGCAGCTGCGGGACAGCCGTGCGCTGGCGCGGCACGTGCCGACGTACGACTACGTTTTCGACGACCGGCGCGCACCGGACTTCACCGGGCTGCCGCCCGTGGCGGGCTTCCCGTACGGGGCCTCGCACGGGTCCGAGCTGCCGTACCTCTTCGACACCGGGCTCCCGATGGGCGCCGCTCAGCGGGTGCTCGCGGAGCGCATGAGCGGCTACTGGACCCGGTTCGCGGCGACCGGCGATCCGAACGCCCCCGGGACGGGGCCGTGGTGGCCGCGCTCCCCCGCCGTACTGTCCCTGGCGCCGGTGCCCTCGGGCGGCATCCGCCCCGTGGACGCGGCGGCCCGGCACCACTGCCGGCTGTGGGACTCCGCAGGGCAGACTCTCGATCTCGAAAGGGCGGGCTCGTGA
- a CDS encoding isopenicillin N synthase family dioxygenase: MVSSQVPVIDLGPWRSGGPEVRRQVASRVDEALQAAGFLLVTGHGVDPELPGRIREAARTFFRLPAAAKAPYAVPVGGRGWLGPGAEANSYAEGAASPPDLKESWSFAAEEPTGNASVDAEWFRPNAWPAEVPALHGPVTQYLSAMRALSDELLELLAAALGLEPDHFTRHTRHPTWGFNLNWYPGTEILGPPLPGQFRIGAHTDFGTVTVLDRQQGAGGLQIHTDAEGWQDAPYDPAALTVNIGDLMARWTGDRWRAGRHRVLPPPADAPAEELISLVYFYECDPHTRVESLPAPLGRIAHAPVDSHVHLRAQLDAITVPEG, translated from the coding sequence ATGGTGAGTTCCCAGGTCCCCGTGATCGATCTCGGCCCGTGGCGCTCCGGCGGGCCCGAGGTGCGCCGGCAGGTCGCCTCCCGCGTCGACGAGGCGCTCCAGGCGGCCGGGTTCCTGCTGGTGACCGGGCACGGAGTGGACCCGGAGCTGCCGGGCCGGATCCGGGAGGCGGCGCGGACCTTCTTCCGGCTCCCGGCCGCCGCCAAGGCCCCGTACGCCGTGCCGGTCGGCGGCCGCGGCTGGCTCGGCCCGGGCGCCGAGGCCAACAGCTACGCGGAGGGCGCGGCCTCCCCGCCCGACCTCAAGGAGTCCTGGTCCTTCGCGGCGGAGGAGCCGACCGGGAACGCCTCGGTGGACGCCGAATGGTTCCGGCCGAACGCGTGGCCGGCCGAAGTGCCCGCGCTGCACGGGCCGGTGACGCAGTACCTGTCCGCGATGCGGGCCCTCTCCGACGAGCTGCTGGAGCTGCTGGCGGCCGCGCTCGGCCTGGAGCCGGACCACTTCACCCGGCACACCCGCCACCCCACCTGGGGGTTCAACCTCAACTGGTACCCCGGCACCGAGATCCTCGGCCCGCCGCTGCCCGGCCAGTTCCGCATCGGCGCGCACACCGACTTCGGCACCGTCACCGTCCTCGACCGGCAGCAGGGCGCGGGCGGACTCCAGATCCATACCGACGCCGAGGGCTGGCAGGACGCCCCGTACGATCCGGCCGCGCTCACCGTGAACATCGGAGACCTGATGGCGCGCTGGACGGGCGACCGCTGGCGGGCGGGTCGCCACCGGGTCCTGCCGCCGCCCGCGGACGCGCCCGCCGAGGAGCTGATCTCGCTGGTCTACTTCTACGAGTGCGATCCGCACACCCGCGTGGAATCGCTCCCGGCGCCGCTGGGCCGGATCGCGCACGCGCCGGTCGACTCGCACGTCCACCTGAGGGCGCAGCTCGACGCGATCACCGTCCCGGAGGGGTAG
- a CDS encoding PHP domain-containing protein encodes MDPVAALDRIAFLLERAQEPTYRVQAFRTAAAAIRKMSEGEPAERVAAGTLEAVKGIGPKTAQVVREALGGTIPAYLQGLEEKAAAHPVGPPPGPEALALRAALRGDCHLHSDWSDGGSPIEAMARAAAALGHDWAVLTDHSPRLTVARGLSPERLREQLRTVAELNATWAPFRLLTGIECDILDDGSLDQEPELLAEVDLVVGSVHSKLRMDARAMTRRMVAAVRNPHLDVLGHCTGRLVTGKTRPESEFDAEAVFAACAESGAAVEINSRPERLDPPRRLLRLAVAAGTLFAIDTDAHAPGQLDWQTLGCERALECGVTADRVVNTWSEAELLDWTRTRRTPRPG; translated from the coding sequence ATGGACCCGGTGGCCGCACTGGACCGGATCGCCTTCCTGCTGGAACGCGCCCAGGAACCGACCTACCGAGTCCAGGCCTTCCGTACGGCGGCCGCCGCCATCCGCAAGATGAGCGAGGGCGAGCCGGCCGAACGGGTCGCCGCGGGCACCCTCGAAGCGGTCAAGGGCATCGGCCCGAAAACCGCCCAGGTCGTCCGCGAAGCCCTCGGCGGAACGATCCCCGCGTACTTGCAGGGGCTGGAGGAGAAGGCCGCGGCCCACCCCGTGGGACCGCCGCCCGGCCCCGAGGCCCTCGCGCTGCGCGCCGCCCTGCGCGGCGACTGCCATCTGCACTCCGACTGGTCGGACGGCGGCAGCCCCATCGAGGCGATGGCCCGGGCCGCGGCCGCCCTCGGGCACGACTGGGCGGTGCTCACCGACCACTCGCCGCGCCTGACCGTGGCCCGGGGACTCTCCCCGGAACGGCTGCGGGAGCAATTGCGTACGGTCGCCGAGCTCAACGCGACCTGGGCCCCGTTCCGGCTGCTCACCGGCATCGAGTGCGACATCCTCGACGACGGCTCGCTGGACCAGGAGCCCGAACTCCTGGCCGAGGTGGACCTGGTGGTCGGCTCCGTCCACTCCAAGCTCCGGATGGACGCCCGCGCCATGACCCGGCGGATGGTCGCCGCCGTGCGCAACCCGCACCTCGACGTCCTCGGGCACTGCACCGGGCGGCTGGTGACGGGAAAGACCCGCCCGGAGTCGGAGTTCGACGCCGAGGCCGTCTTCGCGGCCTGCGCCGAGTCGGGCGCCGCCGTGGAGATCAACAGCCGGCCCGAGCGGCTGGACCCGCCGCGCCGGCTGCTGCGGCTCGCCGTGGCCGCGGGCACCCTCTTCGCGATCGACACCGACGCGCACGCCCCGGGACAGCTCGACTGGCAGACCCTCGGCTGCGAACGCGCCCTGGAATGCGGGGTGACGGCCGACCGCGTCGTCAACACCTGGTCCGAGGCCGAGCTCCTCGACTGGACCCGGACCCGCCGGACGCCGCGGCCCGGGTAG
- a CDS encoding YncE family protein, with the protein MPQHDRPHPRRRARGTRTALAALAGALLLGACSSPGAPPAAAPAASPLPTAATTPGGTLLVADFGADTVTFVDPEHGAVGSVPVGRAPYGLVVGADGRAWVATAEGVAVVDTRTRTRQALIPYRTTGTGPVTGGEYRGGGMGIALSPDGAHAYAGVNVPGTTGVLEVIDTAKREVTAVVPVGRRPFDVDVSRDGAEVYVTGHDSFDVTVVPVGPDGTGGTGAGAAPVRPRRIEVAPYGTQGGLASWLKPHYAVVRPADGMLLLPFEGERLAVVDPRTGRTTVEEMTADTHQHGATVTADGRLLVVGTGAVEPGKGKGPSLTVRSPDGSERVYPLDGPHEDVAVSRDGRTAYVTGGYTRDGYWNGITVVDLDSGNSRRLAAGSRPLGIAVLG; encoded by the coding sequence ATGCCGCAGCACGACCGCCCGCACCCGCGCCGCCGCGCACGAGGAACCCGTACCGCCCTCGCGGCCCTCGCCGGAGCCCTGCTGTTGGGGGCCTGCTCCAGCCCCGGCGCCCCGCCGGCCGCCGCCCCCGCGGCGTCCCCGCTCCCGACGGCCGCGACCACCCCGGGCGGCACCCTCCTGGTCGCCGACTTCGGGGCCGACACCGTCACCTTCGTGGACCCGGAGCACGGCGCGGTCGGCTCGGTGCCGGTCGGCAGGGCCCCGTACGGCCTGGTGGTCGGCGCGGACGGCCGGGCCTGGGTGGCCACGGCCGAGGGAGTCGCCGTCGTGGACACCCGGACGCGGACCCGGCAGGCCCTGATCCCGTACCGGACCACCGGGACCGGGCCCGTGACCGGCGGCGAGTACCGGGGCGGCGGCATGGGCATCGCGCTCTCGCCCGACGGCGCGCACGCGTACGCCGGGGTCAACGTGCCCGGGACCACCGGCGTCCTGGAGGTCATCGACACGGCGAAGAGGGAGGTCACGGCGGTGGTCCCGGTGGGCCGACGCCCCTTCGACGTGGACGTCTCGCGCGACGGCGCGGAGGTGTACGTCACCGGCCACGACTCCTTCGATGTCACGGTGGTCCCCGTCGGACCTGACGGAACCGGCGGAACCGGCGCAGGCGCCGCACCGGTGCGGCCGCGCCGCATCGAGGTCGCCCCGTACGGGACGCAGGGCGGCCTCGCCTCCTGGCTGAAGCCGCACTACGCCGTCGTACGGCCGGCGGACGGGATGCTGCTGCTCCCCTTCGAGGGCGAGCGGCTCGCGGTGGTGGATCCGAGGACGGGCCGCACCACGGTGGAGGAGATGACGGCCGACACCCACCAGCACGGGGCCACGGTCACGGCGGACGGCCGGCTCCTGGTGGTCGGGACCGGGGCGGTGGAACCGGGCAAGGGCAAGGGTCCCTCCCTCACGGTCCGGTCCCCGGACGGCTCGGAGCGGGTGTACCCGCTGGACGGGCCGCACGAGGACGTGGCCGTGTCCCGGGACGGGCGGACGGCCTACGTCACCGGGGGCTACACCCGCGACGGTTACTGGAACGGCATCACGGTCGTGGACCTCGACAGCGGGAACAGCCGCCGGCTCGCGGCGGGATCGCGGCCCCTGGGCATCGCGGTCCTGGGGTGA
- a CDS encoding serine hydrolase domain-containing protein, translating to MTGLTDILRPYVDDKTLPGAVALVDRGDGKEPEVAAVGGADAGGDAPMVRDSIFRIASLTKPVTAAAVMMLVEDGRFALTDAVAPWLPEIAGPVAVRTPASPVDDVVPAKRPVTVADLMTFRAGWGFPSDFSLPAVAPLFGELRQGPPRPQEVAGPDEWMAALGRIPMLCQPGEAWLYNTCSDVLGVLIARVAGCSLPEFLAERIFEPLDMPDTGFAVPAGQSGRFTHLYRAGTDGGLDLVDAPDGQWSAVPAFPSGAGGLVSTADDLHRFARMLLDGGGPLLSAGSVRRMTTDWLTPAQRAGAELFLEGQGWGFGGSVDVTPTDPWNVPGRYGWIGGTGTAAHIVPATGAVTILLTQRGLTGPSPSPEMRAVWAYAADS from the coding sequence GTGACCGGTTTGACCGACATCCTCCGGCCGTACGTGGACGACAAGACCCTGCCGGGGGCGGTGGCCCTGGTGGACCGCGGCGACGGCAAGGAGCCCGAAGTGGCCGCCGTGGGCGGTGCGGACGCCGGGGGCGATGCCCCGATGGTCCGCGACTCGATCTTCCGGATCGCCTCGCTCACCAAACCGGTCACCGCGGCGGCGGTCATGATGCTGGTGGAGGACGGCCGGTTCGCGCTCACCGACGCGGTCGCCCCCTGGCTGCCGGAGATCGCCGGACCGGTGGCCGTACGGACACCGGCGAGCCCGGTCGACGACGTGGTCCCGGCGAAGCGGCCGGTGACGGTGGCCGATCTGATGACCTTCCGCGCGGGATGGGGCTTCCCCTCCGACTTCTCGCTCCCAGCGGTCGCACCGCTCTTCGGCGAGCTGCGCCAGGGCCCGCCGCGGCCGCAGGAGGTCGCGGGGCCGGACGAGTGGATGGCCGCGCTGGGCCGGATCCCGATGCTGTGCCAGCCGGGCGAGGCCTGGCTCTACAACACCTGCTCGGACGTGCTGGGGGTGCTGATCGCCCGGGTGGCGGGGTGCTCGCTGCCGGAGTTCCTGGCGGAGCGGATCTTCGAGCCGCTGGACATGCCCGACACCGGGTTCGCCGTGCCCGCGGGGCAGTCGGGCCGGTTCACGCACCTGTACCGGGCCGGCACGGACGGCGGGCTCGACCTCGTGGACGCCCCCGACGGGCAGTGGAGCGCCGTCCCCGCCTTCCCGTCCGGTGCGGGTGGGCTCGTCTCCACAGCGGACGACTTGCACCGCTTCGCCCGGATGCTGCTCGACGGGGGCGGCCCGCTGCTCTCGGCCGGTTCGGTGCGGCGGATGACCACCGACTGGCTGACTCCGGCCCAGCGGGCCGGGGCCGAACTGTTCCTGGAGGGCCAGGGCTGGGGGTTCGGCGGGTCGGTCGACGTCACGCCGACCGACCCGTGGAACGTGCCGGGCCGCTACGGCTGGATCGGCGGCACCGGCACCGCCGCCCACATCGTCCCCGCGACGGGGGCCGTCACCATCCTGCTGACCCAGCGGGGGCTGACCGGCCCGTCGCCGTCGCCGGAGATGCGCGCGGTGTGGGCGTACGCGGCCGACTCGTAG
- a CDS encoding mycothiol transferase has protein sequence MKATEVLADAFGRIQGVVHEAVEGLEAGQLDARIDPGANSITWLVWHLTRIQDDHVADAAGWDQVWDAQGWEERFGLALPPGSTGYGHTAREVGAVRVDSGELLLGYFDAVHTQTERFLRGLSAVDLDRVVDERWDPPVTLGVRLVSVIGDDLQHAGQAAFVRGVLTRGR, from the coding sequence ATGAAGGCTACGGAGGTACTGGCCGACGCGTTCGGCCGGATCCAGGGCGTGGTGCACGAGGCCGTCGAGGGGCTGGAGGCCGGACAGCTCGATGCGCGGATCGATCCCGGTGCGAACTCGATCACCTGGCTCGTCTGGCACCTGACCCGGATCCAGGACGACCACGTGGCGGACGCGGCCGGCTGGGATCAGGTCTGGGACGCGCAGGGCTGGGAGGAGCGGTTCGGGCTGGCGCTGCCACCCGGCTCGACCGGCTACGGGCACACCGCCCGCGAGGTGGGCGCCGTCCGGGTCGACTCGGGTGAGCTGCTGCTGGGCTACTTCGACGCCGTCCACACGCAGACGGAGCGGTTCCTGCGGGGGCTGTCCGCCGTCGACCTGGACCGGGTGGTCGACGAGCGGTGGGACCCGCCGGTGACCCTGGGGGTGCGGCTGGTCAGCGTGATCGGCGACGACCTCCAGCACGCGGGGCAGGCGGCCTTCGTCCGGGGCGTGCTGACGAGGGGCCGCTGA